Proteins found in one Takifugu rubripes chromosome 15, fTakRub1.2, whole genome shotgun sequence genomic segment:
- the fam222ba gene encoding protein FAM222B isoform X3, with protein MRSTPFPTPAELDAYAKKVANNPLTIKIFPNSVKVPQRNHVRRTVNGLDTSGQRYSPYPSSQAGAKPGLLAIVRAPTVKGVIKDFDGSRTRLNPEVIMNPPTGPYQTASTSTLNHRHPLPGLPRLQQSVHLQDPTPTLQMPVPQQQDHTQSLRHHLPVAQISQGPPRLQAQHPNFSHMQGPPTAMLQQQHLKQQPPPGLQGSRKLPDGDAPPNVTVSTSTIPISMAAGLHQGRQTDLGTLVHQINQFCQARARGSGATSMCEGQIANPSPISRNLLISACSRVSMPSQPITPGFPPTNCIIGPHEGLGCQPSSSVAVMNHLPSVHTDVKQQHHHLQQLQHNTPHQKMRSWNQHQLVQVDNMQNGGTLLCRQPSRDLTFHFKGMGYPVEVCAGQPYTLKPPIERPTPSPPVNSSCMPGPMAHYTNGPYFQSHVWSSSILPTPNSDSSGSQDMAMPFHGAGPGGCATLDCGPPGGPHYRPGISSSTSSSAQTNLMQTTDYLGGDFQTPYFRDQNLGLMSKMQRPPLGRVGQEVGDGRNRSHPASRVQISYGLVYTAVVNPCLVLKKEIHNYN; from the coding sequence ATGAGATCTACTCCATTTCCGACCCCTGCAGAATTGGATGCATATGCTAAGAAAGTTGCCAACAACCCCCTTACCATCAAGATCTTCCCCAACAGCGTCAAGGTCCCACAGCGAAACCACGTGCGGCGCACAGTAAACGGGCTGGACACATCAGGCCAGCGCTATAGCCCTTACCCTTCCTCTCAGGCAGGTGCCAAGCCGGGCCTCCTCGCCATTGTCAGGGCACCCACAGTTAAAGGTGTCATAAAAGATTTTGACGGCAGTCGGACTCGGTTGAACCCGGAAGTGATCATGAATCCACCCACTGGACCGTATCAAACGGCTTCAACCAGCACTTTAAACCACCGCCATCCTCTCCCGGGCCTTCCCCGGCTCCAGCAGAGCGTGCACCTGCAGGACCCAACTCCAACTCTGCAGATGCCTGTCCCTCAGCAGCAAGACCACACCCAAAGCCTCAGACACCATCTTCCTGTGGCCCAGATTTCTCAGGGCCCACCAAGACTCCAGGCTCAGCATCCAAATTTTAGCCACATGCAGGGACCCCCTACTGCCATGCTTCAACAGCAGCACCTTAAGCAGCAGCCCCCACCAGGTctgcaggggagcaggaagCTGCCAGATGGCGATGCTCCACCAAATGTTACCGTCTCTACCTCAACCATTCCGATCTCCATGGCTGCTGGGCTCCACCAGGGTCGCCAGACTGATCTGGGTACCCTGGTCCATCAGATCAACCAATTCTGCCAAGCTCGGGCACGGGGGTCAGGAGCCACCTCCATGTGTGAGGGCCAGATCGCCAACCCCAGCCCCATCAGCCGCAACCTGCTCATCAGCGCCTGTTCCAGAGTGTCCATGCCTAGTCAACCCATCACCCCTGGCTTCCCACCGACCAATTGCATCATTGGCCCTCATGAGGGACTGGGATGTCAACCATCATCGAGTGTGGCTGTTATGAACCACTTGCCTTCGGTCCACACTGATGTTAAACAGCAACACCACCACCTTCAACAGCTCCAACATAACACACCACATCAGAAAATGCGATCTTGGAATCAGCACCAATTAGTTCAAGTGGACAACATGCAGAATGGTGGGACCCTCCTCTGCAGGCAGCCCTCCAGAGACCTAACTTTTCATTTCAAAGGCATGGGCTATCCAGTGGAGGTGTGTGCAGGTCAGCCTTACACACTAAAACCTCCCATAGAGAGacccaccccctccccgccAGTCAACAGCAGCTGTATGCCAGGCCCTATGGCCCACTACACCAATGGACCCTACTTCCAGTCCCACGTTTGGAGTAGCAGCATCCTACCAACCCCCAATAGTGACAGCTCTGGGTCTCAGGACATGGCCATGCCATTCCATGGTGCAGGCCCAGGGGGGTGCGCTACACTAGACTGTGGGCCCCCAGGGGGTCCCCATTACAGGCCAGGAATaagttcctccacctcctcctctgcccagaCTAATTTGATGCAAACAACAGATTACTTGGGTGGGGACTTCCAGACGCCCTATTTCCGTGATCAGAATCTAGGGTTGATGAGCAAGATGCAAAGGCCTCCTCTGGGCAGGGTAGGTCAAGAGGTCGGGGATGGCCGAAACCGCTCTCATCCAGCATCCAGGGTACAGATAAGCTATGGCCTTGTCTACACAGCAGTTGTCAACCCGTGTTTAgtcttaaaaaaggaaatacacaACTACAACTAA
- the fam222ba gene encoding protein FAM222B isoform X1, producing MSLKWRCSAEVVSRHRTQECALFLCIFVTVAIWILPPPPLSFPQQNWSIFGDTTQRMRSTPFPTPAELDAYAKKVANNPLTIKIFPNSVKVPQRNHVRRTVNGLDTSGQRYSPYPSSQAGAKPGLLAIVRAPTVKGVIKDFDGSRTRLNPEVIMNPPTGPYQTASTSTLNHRHPLPGLPRLQQSVHLQDPTPTLQMPVPQQQDHTQSLRHHLPVAQISQGPPRLQAQHPNFSHMQGPPTAMLQQQHLKQQPPPGLQGSRKLPDGDAPPNVTVSTSTIPISMAAGLHQGRQTDLGTLVHQINQFCQARARGSGATSMCEGQIANPSPISRNLLISACSRVSMPSQPITPGFPPTNCIIGPHEGLGCQPSSSVAVMNHLPSVHTDVKQQHHHLQQLQHNTPHQKMRSWNQHQLVQVDNMQNGGTLLCRQPSRDLTFHFKGMGYPVEVCAGQPYTLKPPIERPTPSPPVNSSCMPGPMAHYTNGPYFQSHVWSSSILPTPNSDSSGSQDMAMPFHGAGPGGCATLDCGPPGGPHYRPGISSSTSSSAQTNLMQTTDYLGGDFQTPYFRDQNLGLMSKMQRPPLGRVGQEVGDGRNRSHPASRVQISYGLVYTAVVNPCLVLKKEIHNYN from the exons atGAGTTTAAAATGGAGGTGTTCTGCGGAGGTTGTTTCTCGACACAGAACGCAAGAGTGTGCCCTTTTTCTATGTATATTTGTAACTGTTGCCATTTGGATTCTACCACCTCCCCCATTGTCTTTTCCACAGCAAAACTGGTCCATATTCG GGGACACCACACAAAGGATGAGATCTACTCCATTTCCGACCCCTGCAGAATTGGATGCATATGCTAAGAAAGTTGCCAACAACCCCCTTACCATCAAGATCTTCCCCAACAGCGTCAAGGTCCCACAGCGAAACCACGTGCGGCGCACAGTAAACGGGCTGGACACATCAGGCCAGCGCTATAGCCCTTACCCTTCCTCTCAGGCAGGTGCCAAGCCGGGCCTCCTCGCCATTGTCAGGGCACCCACAGTTAAAGGTGTCATAAAAGATTTTGACGGCAGTCGGACTCGGTTGAACCCGGAAGTGATCATGAATCCACCCACTGGACCGTATCAAACGGCTTCAACCAGCACTTTAAACCACCGCCATCCTCTCCCGGGCCTTCCCCGGCTCCAGCAGAGCGTGCACCTGCAGGACCCAACTCCAACTCTGCAGATGCCTGTCCCTCAGCAGCAAGACCACACCCAAAGCCTCAGACACCATCTTCCTGTGGCCCAGATTTCTCAGGGCCCACCAAGACTCCAGGCTCAGCATCCAAATTTTAGCCACATGCAGGGACCCCCTACTGCCATGCTTCAACAGCAGCACCTTAAGCAGCAGCCCCCACCAGGTctgcaggggagcaggaagCTGCCAGATGGCGATGCTCCACCAAATGTTACCGTCTCTACCTCAACCATTCCGATCTCCATGGCTGCTGGGCTCCACCAGGGTCGCCAGACTGATCTGGGTACCCTGGTCCATCAGATCAACCAATTCTGCCAAGCTCGGGCACGGGGGTCAGGAGCCACCTCCATGTGTGAGGGCCAGATCGCCAACCCCAGCCCCATCAGCCGCAACCTGCTCATCAGCGCCTGTTCCAGAGTGTCCATGCCTAGTCAACCCATCACCCCTGGCTTCCCACCGACCAATTGCATCATTGGCCCTCATGAGGGACTGGGATGTCAACCATCATCGAGTGTGGCTGTTATGAACCACTTGCCTTCGGTCCACACTGATGTTAAACAGCAACACCACCACCTTCAACAGCTCCAACATAACACACCACATCAGAAAATGCGATCTTGGAATCAGCACCAATTAGTTCAAGTGGACAACATGCAGAATGGTGGGACCCTCCTCTGCAGGCAGCCCTCCAGAGACCTAACTTTTCATTTCAAAGGCATGGGCTATCCAGTGGAGGTGTGTGCAGGTCAGCCTTACACACTAAAACCTCCCATAGAGAGacccaccccctccccgccAGTCAACAGCAGCTGTATGCCAGGCCCTATGGCCCACTACACCAATGGACCCTACTTCCAGTCCCACGTTTGGAGTAGCAGCATCCTACCAACCCCCAATAGTGACAGCTCTGGGTCTCAGGACATGGCCATGCCATTCCATGGTGCAGGCCCAGGGGGGTGCGCTACACTAGACTGTGGGCCCCCAGGGGGTCCCCATTACAGGCCAGGAATaagttcctccacctcctcctctgcccagaCTAATTTGATGCAAACAACAGATTACTTGGGTGGGGACTTCCAGACGCCCTATTTCCGTGATCAGAATCTAGGGTTGATGAGCAAGATGCAAAGGCCTCCTCTGGGCAGGGTAGGTCAAGAGGTCGGGGATGGCCGAAACCGCTCTCATCCAGCATCCAGGGTACAGATAAGCTATGGCCTTGTCTACACAGCAGTTGTCAACCCGTGTTTAgtcttaaaaaaggaaatacacaACTACAACTAA
- the fam222ba gene encoding protein FAM222B isoform X2: protein MLACLPGPGDLPLQLLPHTQMNTGLQKWDTTQRMRSTPFPTPAELDAYAKKVANNPLTIKIFPNSVKVPQRNHVRRTVNGLDTSGQRYSPYPSSQAGAKPGLLAIVRAPTVKGVIKDFDGSRTRLNPEVIMNPPTGPYQTASTSTLNHRHPLPGLPRLQQSVHLQDPTPTLQMPVPQQQDHTQSLRHHLPVAQISQGPPRLQAQHPNFSHMQGPPTAMLQQQHLKQQPPPGLQGSRKLPDGDAPPNVTVSTSTIPISMAAGLHQGRQTDLGTLVHQINQFCQARARGSGATSMCEGQIANPSPISRNLLISACSRVSMPSQPITPGFPPTNCIIGPHEGLGCQPSSSVAVMNHLPSVHTDVKQQHHHLQQLQHNTPHQKMRSWNQHQLVQVDNMQNGGTLLCRQPSRDLTFHFKGMGYPVEVCAGQPYTLKPPIERPTPSPPVNSSCMPGPMAHYTNGPYFQSHVWSSSILPTPNSDSSGSQDMAMPFHGAGPGGCATLDCGPPGGPHYRPGISSSTSSSAQTNLMQTTDYLGGDFQTPYFRDQNLGLMSKMQRPPLGRVGQEVGDGRNRSHPASRVQISYGLVYTAVVNPCLVLKKEIHNYN, encoded by the exons ATGCTGGCCTGTCTGCCAGGGCCAGGTGACCTCCCCCTCCAGCTTCTCCCCCACACGCAGATGAACACTGGACTTCAGAAAT GGGACACCACACAAAGGATGAGATCTACTCCATTTCCGACCCCTGCAGAATTGGATGCATATGCTAAGAAAGTTGCCAACAACCCCCTTACCATCAAGATCTTCCCCAACAGCGTCAAGGTCCCACAGCGAAACCACGTGCGGCGCACAGTAAACGGGCTGGACACATCAGGCCAGCGCTATAGCCCTTACCCTTCCTCTCAGGCAGGTGCCAAGCCGGGCCTCCTCGCCATTGTCAGGGCACCCACAGTTAAAGGTGTCATAAAAGATTTTGACGGCAGTCGGACTCGGTTGAACCCGGAAGTGATCATGAATCCACCCACTGGACCGTATCAAACGGCTTCAACCAGCACTTTAAACCACCGCCATCCTCTCCCGGGCCTTCCCCGGCTCCAGCAGAGCGTGCACCTGCAGGACCCAACTCCAACTCTGCAGATGCCTGTCCCTCAGCAGCAAGACCACACCCAAAGCCTCAGACACCATCTTCCTGTGGCCCAGATTTCTCAGGGCCCACCAAGACTCCAGGCTCAGCATCCAAATTTTAGCCACATGCAGGGACCCCCTACTGCCATGCTTCAACAGCAGCACCTTAAGCAGCAGCCCCCACCAGGTctgcaggggagcaggaagCTGCCAGATGGCGATGCTCCACCAAATGTTACCGTCTCTACCTCAACCATTCCGATCTCCATGGCTGCTGGGCTCCACCAGGGTCGCCAGACTGATCTGGGTACCCTGGTCCATCAGATCAACCAATTCTGCCAAGCTCGGGCACGGGGGTCAGGAGCCACCTCCATGTGTGAGGGCCAGATCGCCAACCCCAGCCCCATCAGCCGCAACCTGCTCATCAGCGCCTGTTCCAGAGTGTCCATGCCTAGTCAACCCATCACCCCTGGCTTCCCACCGACCAATTGCATCATTGGCCCTCATGAGGGACTGGGATGTCAACCATCATCGAGTGTGGCTGTTATGAACCACTTGCCTTCGGTCCACACTGATGTTAAACAGCAACACCACCACCTTCAACAGCTCCAACATAACACACCACATCAGAAAATGCGATCTTGGAATCAGCACCAATTAGTTCAAGTGGACAACATGCAGAATGGTGGGACCCTCCTCTGCAGGCAGCCCTCCAGAGACCTAACTTTTCATTTCAAAGGCATGGGCTATCCAGTGGAGGTGTGTGCAGGTCAGCCTTACACACTAAAACCTCCCATAGAGAGacccaccccctccccgccAGTCAACAGCAGCTGTATGCCAGGCCCTATGGCCCACTACACCAATGGACCCTACTTCCAGTCCCACGTTTGGAGTAGCAGCATCCTACCAACCCCCAATAGTGACAGCTCTGGGTCTCAGGACATGGCCATGCCATTCCATGGTGCAGGCCCAGGGGGGTGCGCTACACTAGACTGTGGGCCCCCAGGGGGTCCCCATTACAGGCCAGGAATaagttcctccacctcctcctctgcccagaCTAATTTGATGCAAACAACAGATTACTTGGGTGGGGACTTCCAGACGCCCTATTTCCGTGATCAGAATCTAGGGTTGATGAGCAAGATGCAAAGGCCTCCTCTGGGCAGGGTAGGTCAAGAGGTCGGGGATGGCCGAAACCGCTCTCATCCAGCATCCAGGGTACAGATAAGCTATGGCCTTGTCTACACAGCAGTTGTCAACCCGTGTTTAgtcttaaaaaaggaaatacacaACTACAACTAA